A genomic stretch from Haloferax sp. Atlit-12N includes:
- a CDS encoding inorganic phosphate transporter: protein MFVGFNIGGSSTGVAFGPAVGSGVLGKLAAAALMTGFALLGGWTLGREVVAKMGGEIVPQSEFTLAASVAVLFFVGLALLVSNTFGVPASTSMTAVGAIAGLGLANGSLDSGVMLEIISWWIVAPVIAFWICAVIGRYIYPYLDAWLKLDQSPGALVTLDRDGGFPRPRLGPNTTYREFGSTVLVVVVACYMAFSAGASNVANAVAPLVGNGALEMNTGILVAGGAIGLGAFTIARRTLDTVGNDLTQLPILAALIVETVSASLISFLSAIGIPASLAVSATMCIVGLGWGRATRTVTLGEALSGGEAPQVSVNALTVEREDEVPKMGEEAPDELSAQDLFDPGTTGRVIFFWMLTPSLSAIASYALFSAGVI from the coding sequence GTGTTCGTCGGGTTCAACATCGGCGGCTCGTCCACGGGGGTCGCCTTCGGCCCCGCGGTCGGGAGCGGTGTGCTCGGGAAACTCGCCGCCGCGGCCCTGATGACGGGGTTCGCGCTCCTCGGCGGGTGGACGCTCGGGAGAGAGGTCGTCGCCAAGATGGGCGGCGAAATCGTCCCGCAAAGCGAGTTCACGCTCGCGGCGAGCGTCGCCGTCCTCTTTTTCGTCGGCCTCGCGCTGTTGGTCTCTAACACCTTCGGCGTCCCCGCCTCCACGTCGATGACGGCGGTCGGGGCCATCGCGGGCCTCGGCCTCGCCAACGGGTCGCTCGACTCCGGCGTGATGCTCGAAATCATCTCGTGGTGGATCGTCGCGCCCGTCATCGCCTTCTGGATCTGCGCGGTCATCGGGCGGTACATCTACCCTTACCTCGACGCGTGGCTCAAACTCGACCAGAGCCCCGGTGCGCTCGTCACGCTCGACCGCGACGGCGGCTTCCCGCGGCCGCGACTCGGGCCGAACACGACGTACCGCGAGTTCGGGAGCACCGTCCTCGTCGTCGTCGTCGCCTGTTACATGGCGTTCTCCGCGGGCGCGTCGAACGTCGCCAACGCGGTCGCCCCGCTCGTCGGCAACGGCGCGCTCGAGATGAACACGGGCATCCTCGTCGCCGGCGGCGCCATCGGCCTCGGCGCGTTCACCATCGCCCGTCGGACGCTCGACACCGTCGGCAACGACCTCACGCAGTTGCCCATCCTCGCGGCGCTCATCGTCGAGACCGTGAGCGCGTCGCTCATCTCCTTCCTGTCGGCCATCGGCATCCCCGCCAGCCTCGCCGTGAGCGCGACGATGTGCATCGTCGGCCTCGGCTGGGGACGGGCGACCCGAACCGTCACGCTCGGCGAGGCCCTGAGCGGCGGCGAGGCCCCGCAGGTATCGGTCAACGCGCTCACCGTCGAGCGCGAGGACGAGGTGCCGAAGATGGGCGAGGAAGCCCCCGACGAACTCTCCGCGCAGGACCTGTTCGACCCCGGCACGACCGGGCGCGTCATCTTCTTCTGGATGCTCACGCCCTCGCTTTCGGCCATCGCGTCGTACGCGCTGTTCTCCGCTGGCGTTATCTGA
- the fer gene encoding ferredoxin Fer — protein MPTVTYLNYEVLDDNGWDLDDDDLFEQAADAGLDAEDYGEMEVNQGEYILEAAEAQGYDWPFSCRAGACANCASILKEGEIEMDMQQILSDEEVNDKNVRLTCIGSPVEDEVKIVYNAKHLDYLQNRVI, from the coding sequence ATGCCCACGGTAACCTACCTCAACTACGAAGTTCTCGACGACAACGGCTGGGACCTCGACGACGACGACCTCTTCGAACAGGCCGCCGACGCCGGTCTCGACGCCGAAGACTACGGTGAGATGGAAGTTAATCAGGGCGAGTACATCCTCGAAGCCGCAGAGGCGCAGGGCTACGACTGGCCCTTCAGCTGCCGTGCCGGTGCCTGTGCGAACTGCGCGTCCATCCTCAAGGAAGGCGAAATCGAGATGGACATGCAGCAGATTCTCTCCGACGAGGAAGTCAACGACAAGAACGTCCGTCTCACCTGCATCGGTTCGCCGGTCGAGGACGAGGTCAAGATCGTCTACAACGCGAAGCACCTCGACTACCTGCAGAACCGCGTCATCTAA
- the hisI gene encoding phosphoribosyl-AMP cyclohydrolase → MTVDVDFGEDGLVPAVAQDADSGEVLMLAYVSPEALDRTVETGRAHYYSRSRDELWEKGASSGHTQEIREVRVDCDADTLLYLVDQNVGACHTGHRSCFYRTAEGENVGERVFDPDAVYDDE, encoded by the coding sequence ATGACCGTCGATGTCGACTTCGGCGAGGACGGACTCGTCCCCGCCGTGGCGCAGGACGCCGACTCCGGAGAGGTACTCATGCTGGCGTACGTCTCGCCCGAGGCGCTCGACCGAACTGTCGAGACGGGCCGGGCGCACTACTACTCGCGGAGCCGCGACGAACTCTGGGAGAAGGGGGCTTCGAGCGGCCACACACAGGAGATTCGGGAGGTCCGCGTCGACTGCGACGCCGACACCCTGCTGTATCTCGTCGACCAGAACGTCGGCGCGTGCCACACCGGCCACCGGTCGTGTTTCTACCGCACCGCCGAGGGCGAGAACGTCGGCGAGCGCGTCTTCGACCCCGACGCGGTCTACGACGACGAGTGA
- a CDS encoding A24 family peptidase: MFGIGTLPDLLRLVVLPVLAWTAVRDVRTRRVPNVVWYPLAALGVVLLAWELVGHLPPETVLDRLYLIRVAVSICFVVPLSYLFWRLGGFGGADAKALMVFAVLLPTFPSYVIAGTEFPLAATRLGVFSMTILTNTVIVGLAYPLFLAARNLADGEFEFPISFVGRRVSVASLSTAHGRLFESPEGITRNGLDLDALRMYLRWRGLTLADLRSDSDTLRDPDSIGETFDPTDGAVHRAATDGGTSADFDGDGETVDSGEAAPDASFDDPWGAARFLDSIEGTAYGTSPEKLRGGLELVTARESVWISPGIPFLVPMFVGLVVAFVYGDILFGVLGALGIV, from the coding sequence ATGTTCGGTATCGGTACGCTCCCCGACCTCCTGCGGTTGGTGGTGCTCCCCGTCCTCGCGTGGACCGCGGTACGCGACGTTCGCACGCGTCGCGTCCCCAACGTCGTCTGGTATCCGCTCGCGGCGCTGGGCGTCGTCCTGCTCGCGTGGGAACTGGTCGGCCACCTCCCGCCCGAGACGGTACTCGACCGGCTCTATCTGATTCGCGTCGCTGTGAGCATCTGTTTCGTCGTCCCGCTTTCGTACCTGTTCTGGCGGCTCGGCGGCTTCGGCGGCGCGGACGCGAAGGCGCTCATGGTGTTCGCCGTCCTGCTCCCGACGTTCCCCAGTTACGTCATCGCCGGAACGGAGTTCCCGCTCGCCGCCACCCGCCTCGGCGTCTTCTCGATGACGATTCTCACGAACACGGTCATCGTCGGCCTCGCCTACCCGCTGTTCCTCGCCGCCCGGAACCTCGCCGACGGCGAGTTCGAGTTCCCCATCTCGTTCGTCGGCCGCCGCGTCTCCGTGGCGTCGCTCTCGACGGCCCACGGCCGCCTGTTCGAGTCGCCCGAGGGAATCACGCGGAACGGCCTCGACCTCGACGCGCTCCGGATGTACCTCCGCTGGCGCGGCCTCACGCTCGCGGACCTGCGTTCGGACTCTGACACCCTCCGCGACCCCGACAGCATCGGCGAGACGTTCGACCCGACCGACGGCGCGGTCCACCGCGCGGCGACCGACGGCGGCACGTCGGCCGATTTCGACGGCGACGGCGAGACCGTGGACAGCGGCGAAGCCGCGCCGGACGCGTCGTTCGACGACCCGTGGGGTGCGGCCCGGTTCCTCGACAGCATCGAGGGCACCGCCTACGGCACCTCGCCCGAGAAGCTTCGCGGCGGACTGGAACTCGTGACGGCCCGCGAGTCGGTGTGGATTTCGCCGGGCATCCCGTTTCTCGTTCCCATGTTCGTCGGTCTCGTCGTCGCGTTCGTCTACGGCGACATCCTCTTTGGCGTCCTCGGCGCGCTCGGTATCGTCTGA